A part of Spodoptera frugiperda isolate SF20-4 chromosome 25, AGI-APGP_CSIRO_Sfru_2.0, whole genome shotgun sequence genomic DNA contains:
- the LOC118264998 gene encoding epidermal growth factor receptor isoform X1, which yields MVAARALLWCLCLIAVGTPAASRGHGRQHHAPSRHKHSEFVKGKICIGTNGRMSVPSNRDTHYRNLRDRFTNCTYVDGNLELTWLQNETMDLSFLKYIREVTGYVLISHVNVRHIVLPQLQIIRGRTLFKLNVREEEFALMVTMSSAFTLELPALRDVLRGSVGIYNNYNLCHVKTINWDEIITGANATYVYVYDFAAAERDCPRCDSSCEAGCWGEGPENCQKFSKTICSPQCAQGRCFGRNPRDCCNAFCAGGCTGPLPSQCLACRNFYDEGTCSQECPPMQIYNPTTYSWEPNPNGKYAYGATCVRNCPEHLLKDNGACVRSCPPNKTAVNGECIPCNVTCPKTCHAEKPIHSGNIDSFKDCTIIDGSIEILEMTFTGFQHINPDYSFGEHYAKMEPHKLEVFSTVREVTGYLNVQAHHPNFTSLSYFRNLEVIGGRQVVENLFASLYIVKTSLKSLGLKSLKRVNSGAIAIMENKYLCFAEKIAWNKLVKSKDHKQIIQNNSDPDTCESANLVCDPQCSADGCWGPGPDQCLSCKNYQYDEMCLQNCSVVPGLYNDGPKSCKECHPECKDGCNGPTRANCTNCRHVRDGPYCVSECPDSRYTSDNATCQPCHRNCFNGCTGPNNTVGDGACNSCKKAIISIEATVESCLSENEPCPDGYYNEWVGNVKPLEGKVKVVCRKCHPRCKKCSGFGIHTQVCSLCNGYKRGDQCEDECPTDHFTDEETMSCIPCHPECKGCKGTSSTDCIKCKNLKVFLSPDEPENQHLFNCSDTCPAHVPHKIYFDASLNRLDDAYCSTHTHGTPNGMVSAKIPTVLVIILVLACILLVILGIIGYTCRQKAKANKEAVKMTMVLTGCEDNEPLRPTNVKPNLAKLRIVKEVELRRGGMLGFGAFGKVYKGVWVPEGENVKIPVAIKVLKDGTGANTSKEFLEEAYIMASVEHPNLLQLLAVCMTNQMMLITQLMPLGCLLDYVRTHKEKIGSKAFLNWCTQIARGMSYLEEKRLVHRDLAARNVLVQTPNCVKITDFGLAKLLEVNTDEYKAAGGKMPIKWLALECIQHRIFTHKSDVWAFGVTIWEILSYGARPYESISARNVPELIENGLKLPQPSICTLDIYCIMVSCWMLDADSRPTFKQLADTFAEMARDPGRYLVIPGDKFMRLPSYSTQDEKELIRNLSSAMEGPESLVEADEYLQPKFKSGPSNNTTISVIEVHQNSMKPSATWPTGGPSTDCGTADGASKPGTWDHELLRYNQANPCGEATELRHYYNNGVCASDSSSSRYCSDPMKGRPEICETNFDNMSKIKEAQVGNLKLNLPLDEDDYLMPSPQHTQNASTYMDLIGEGGETQEGIKGDLRFNGFVGKRCVDNPEYLMSEENVLPQTLGIPTEPVPMESLCMSEGSGSESTPRPSTSKYLPQRSVEEESMSDHEYYNDLQRELQPLRRNETTV from the exons TTCGACACATTGTACTGCCGCAACTTCAAATCATCCGAGGACGGACGCTGTTCAAACTGAATGTGAGAGAGGAAGAATTCGCTCTTATGGTCACTATGTCTTCCGCATTTACTCTTGAGTTGCCTGCTCTCCGCGATGTGCTGCGAGGAAGTGTTGGAATCTACAACAATTACAACTTGTGTCACGTTAAAACTATAAATTGGGACGAAATTATCACGGGCGCCAATGCTACTTACGTGTATGTGTATGATTTTGCTGCAGCAGAAAGAGACTGTCCGCGTTGCGATAGCAGCTGCGAGGCTGGTTGTTGGGGAGAAGGACCCGAGAACTGCCaaaaattttctaaaactatATGTAGTCCTCAATGTGCCCAAGGGCGATGCTTCGGACGAAACCCTCGTGACTGCTGCAATGCATTTTGTGCAGGCGGCTGCACGGGACCTTTACCTAGCCAATGTCTTGCCTGCAGAAATTTTTATGACGAAGGTACATGTTCTCAAGAATGCCCGCCGATGCAAATCTACAATCCTACCACTTATTCTTGGGAGCCAAATCCAAATGGAAAATACGCGTACGGTGCCACATGTGTTCGCAACTGTCCAGAGCACCTGCTGAAGGATAACGGAGCGTGCGTGAGAAGCTGTCCCCCGAATAAAACTGCAGTCAACGGAGAATGTATTCCGTGCAACGTGACTTGCCCGAAGACGTGTCATGCAGAGAAGCCTATACATTCGGGCAATATTGACAGTTTTAAAGACTGCACTATTATTGATGGATCGATTGAGATTTTGGAAATGACATTTACGGGATTTCAGCATATAAACCCAGATTATTCGTTTGGCGAGCATTATGCGAAGATGGAACCTCATAAGTTAGAGGTGTTCAGCACAGTGCGCGAAGTGACCGGTTACCTGAACGTTCAAGCTCACCATCCTAATTTCACCAGTCTCTCTTACTTCCGCAATTTGGAAGTGATAGGAGGACGTCAAGTAGTTGAAAACCTCTTCGCTTCTCTCTACATAGTAAAAACTTCACTGAAGTCTCTTGGATTGAAATCCCTAAAACGAGTGAATTCTGGTGCTATAGCCATCATGgaaaataagtacttatgttTTGCGGAAAAAATTGCTTGGAACAAGCTCGTGAAGTCGAAAGATCACAagcaaataatacaaaacaatagcGACCCGGACACTTGTG AAAGTGCAAATTTGGTGTGCGATCCGCAATGTTCTGCGGACGGCTGCTGGGGCCCTGGACCGGATCAATGTCTCTCCTGTAAAAACTACCAGTATGATGAAATGTGCCTTCAAAATTGCAGTGTTGTGCCTGG GTTATACAATGATGGTCCCAAGAGCTGCAAAGAGTGTCACCCGGAATGTAAAGATGGTTGTAATGGACCTACACGAGCTAATTGTACTAATTGCCGACATGTACGTGACGGCCCTTACTGCGTTAGCGAGTGTCCGGACTCAAGATATACCTCTGATAATGCTACCTGCCAACCATGCCATAGGAACTGCTTTAACGGATGCACAGGACCAAATAATACCGTTGGTGACGGTGCATGCAACTCCTGTAAGAAAGCTATTATCAGCATCGAAGCTACAGTTGAAAGTTGCCTAAGCGAAAACGAACCATGCCCTGATGGATATTATAACGAATGGGTTGGTAATGTAAAGCCTCTCGAAGGAAAGGTAAAAGTTGTTTGCCGCAAATGCCATCCTAGATGCAAAAAGTGTTCCGGTTTTGGAATACACACCCAAGTATGCTCCCTGTGTAATGGCTATAAACGAGGAGACCAATGTGAAGACGAATGTCCGACGGATCACTTTACTGACGAAGAGACCATGTCATGCATACCTTGTCATCCAGAGTGCAAAGGTTGTAAGGGAACATCTTCAACAGACTGCATAAAATGCAAAAATCTTAAAGTATTTTTGTCGCCGGATGAGCCTGAAAATCAACACCTTTTCAATTGCAGTGACACTTGCCCTGCTCATGTCCCGCATAAAATTTATTTCGACGCTTCATTAAATCGACTAGACGATGCTTATTGCTCCACACATACTCATGGCACTCCAAATGGTATGGTATCTGCCAAAATTCCTACAGTACTGGTAATAATTCTGGTTCTTGCTTGTATATTGTTAGTGATTCTCGGAATAATAGGATATACATGTAGACAAAAAGCCAAAGCAAATAAAGAAGCAGTTAAGATGACAATGGTTTTGACTGGCTGTGAAGACAATGAGCCTCTGCGTCCAACTAATGTTAAACCCAACTTAGCCAAATTGAGAATTGTAAAAGAAGTTGAATTAAGGAGAGGGGGTATGCTCGGTTTTGGAGCTTTTGGAAAAGTATACAAGGGCGTCTGGGTACCAGAAGGTGAAAATGTAAAGATCCCGGTAGCCATCAAAGTTTTGAAGGATGGAACAGGCGCTAACACTAGCAAGGAGTTTTTAGAAGAAGCTTACATAATGGCAAGTGTGGAACATCCCAACTTACTTCAATTACTAGCCGTGTGTATGACTAACCAGATGATGCTTATTACCCAATTGATGCCTCTTGGATGTCTACTCGATTATGTAAGAACTCATAAGGAAAAGATTGGATCCAAGGCATTTTTGAATTGGTGCACACAAATAGCTCGTGGTATGTCCTATCTTGAAGAAAAACGATTAGTCCACAGAGACTTGGCTGCCCGTAATGTACTTGTACAAACACCTAATTGTGTCAAAATAACAGACTTTGGATTAGCTAAGTTACTGGAAGTGAACACAGACGAATATAAGGCAGCTGGTGGTAAGATGCCAATCAAATGGCTCGCTCTAGAGTGCATTCAGCACAGAATTTTCACACACAAGAGTGATGTCTGGGCTTTCGGTGTGACAATCTGGGAAATTCTAAGCTATGGAGCGCGTCCCTATGAGTCCATATCAGCACGAAATGTTCCTGAACTGATCGAAAATGGTCTGAAACTGCCACAGCCCAGCATTTGTACACTGGATATATACTGCATAATGGTATCCTGTTGGATGCTCGATGCCGACAGTCGACCCACGTTCAAACAACTAGCCGATACATTCGCAGAAATGGCAAGAGACCCGGGCAGATACTTGGTCATACCGGGAGACAAGTTCATGCGACTGCCATCCTACTCCACCCAG GATGAAAAAGAGTTGATTAGAAATCTGTCGTCAGCAATGGAAGGTCCTGAGTCTTTAGTCGAAGCAGATGAATATTTGCAGCCCAAATTCAAATCTGGTCCAAGCAACAACACTACAATATCTGTCATAGAGGTCCACCAGAACTCTATGAAACCTTCGGCTACTTGGCCCACCGGTGGTCCATCCACCGACTGCGGAACTGCTGATGGGGCTAGCAAACCAGGGACGTGGGACCACGAGCTCCTGCGATACAACCAAGCAAACCCTTGCGGCGAGGCCACTGAGCTTCGACACTACTACAACAACGGCGTCTGCGCGTCCGATAGCTCGAGCTCAAGATACTGCAGTGATCCTATGAAAGGAAGGCCAGAAATCTGTGAAACTAATTTCGACAACATGTCGAAAATCAAGGAAGCACAAGTTGGAAACTTAAAGTTGAACCTGCCGTTGGATGAGGACGACTACTTGATGCCCTCACCACAGCACACGCAGAACGCTTCCACATACATGGACTTGATAGGCGAAGGTGGTGAGACTCAGGAGGGGATTAAGGGGGACTTGCGATTCAATGGTTTTGTGGGAAAACGATGCGTGGACAACCCTGAGTATTTAATGTCAGAGGAAAACGTCTTACCCCAAACTTTGGGAATTCCGACGGAGCCAGTGCCGATGGAATCACTGTGTATGAGTGAGGGCAGCGGCAGCGAGTCGACGCCGCGGCCGAGCACCAGCAAGTACCTGCCGCAGCGCTCGGTGGAGGAGGAGTCCATGTCGGACCACGAGTACTACAACGACCTCCAGCGCGAGCTGCAGCCGCTCCGCCGGAACGAGACCACTGTGTGA
- the LOC118264998 gene encoding epidermal growth factor receptor isoform X2 — protein MWTLTFLILIALVGCQAEIQERVCIGTNGRMSVPSNRDTHYRNLRDRFTNCTYVDGNLELTWLQNETMDLSFLKYIREVTGYVLISHVNVRHIVLPQLQIIRGRTLFKLNVREEEFALMVTMSSAFTLELPALRDVLRGSVGIYNNYNLCHVKTINWDEIITGANATYVYVYDFAAAERDCPRCDSSCEAGCWGEGPENCQKFSKTICSPQCAQGRCFGRNPRDCCNAFCAGGCTGPLPSQCLACRNFYDEGTCSQECPPMQIYNPTTYSWEPNPNGKYAYGATCVRNCPEHLLKDNGACVRSCPPNKTAVNGECIPCNVTCPKTCHAEKPIHSGNIDSFKDCTIIDGSIEILEMTFTGFQHINPDYSFGEHYAKMEPHKLEVFSTVREVTGYLNVQAHHPNFTSLSYFRNLEVIGGRQVVENLFASLYIVKTSLKSLGLKSLKRVNSGAIAIMENKYLCFAEKIAWNKLVKSKDHKQIIQNNSDPDTCESANLVCDPQCSADGCWGPGPDQCLSCKNYQYDEMCLQNCSVVPGLYNDGPKSCKECHPECKDGCNGPTRANCTNCRHVRDGPYCVSECPDSRYTSDNATCQPCHRNCFNGCTGPNNTVGDGACNSCKKAIISIEATVESCLSENEPCPDGYYNEWVGNVKPLEGKVKVVCRKCHPRCKKCSGFGIHTQVCSLCNGYKRGDQCEDECPTDHFTDEETMSCIPCHPECKGCKGTSSTDCIKCKNLKVFLSPDEPENQHLFNCSDTCPAHVPHKIYFDASLNRLDDAYCSTHTHGTPNGMVSAKIPTVLVIILVLACILLVILGIIGYTCRQKAKANKEAVKMTMVLTGCEDNEPLRPTNVKPNLAKLRIVKEVELRRGGMLGFGAFGKVYKGVWVPEGENVKIPVAIKVLKDGTGANTSKEFLEEAYIMASVEHPNLLQLLAVCMTNQMMLITQLMPLGCLLDYVRTHKEKIGSKAFLNWCTQIARGMSYLEEKRLVHRDLAARNVLVQTPNCVKITDFGLAKLLEVNTDEYKAAGGKMPIKWLALECIQHRIFTHKSDVWAFGVTIWEILSYGARPYESISARNVPELIENGLKLPQPSICTLDIYCIMVSCWMLDADSRPTFKQLADTFAEMARDPGRYLVIPGDKFMRLPSYSTQDEKELIRNLSSAMEGPESLVEADEYLQPKFKSGPSNNTTISVIEVHQNSMKPSATWPTGGPSTDCGTADGASKPGTWDHELLRYNQANPCGEATELRHYYNNGVCASDSSSSRYCSDPMKGRPEICETNFDNMSKIKEAQVGNLKLNLPLDEDDYLMPSPQHTQNASTYMDLIGEGGETQEGIKGDLRFNGFVGKRCVDNPEYLMSEENVLPQTLGIPTEPVPMESLCMSEGSGSESTPRPSTSKYLPQRSVEEESMSDHEYYNDLQRELQPLRRNETTV, from the exons TTCGACACATTGTACTGCCGCAACTTCAAATCATCCGAGGACGGACGCTGTTCAAACTGAATGTGAGAGAGGAAGAATTCGCTCTTATGGTCACTATGTCTTCCGCATTTACTCTTGAGTTGCCTGCTCTCCGCGATGTGCTGCGAGGAAGTGTTGGAATCTACAACAATTACAACTTGTGTCACGTTAAAACTATAAATTGGGACGAAATTATCACGGGCGCCAATGCTACTTACGTGTATGTGTATGATTTTGCTGCAGCAGAAAGAGACTGTCCGCGTTGCGATAGCAGCTGCGAGGCTGGTTGTTGGGGAGAAGGACCCGAGAACTGCCaaaaattttctaaaactatATGTAGTCCTCAATGTGCCCAAGGGCGATGCTTCGGACGAAACCCTCGTGACTGCTGCAATGCATTTTGTGCAGGCGGCTGCACGGGACCTTTACCTAGCCAATGTCTTGCCTGCAGAAATTTTTATGACGAAGGTACATGTTCTCAAGAATGCCCGCCGATGCAAATCTACAATCCTACCACTTATTCTTGGGAGCCAAATCCAAATGGAAAATACGCGTACGGTGCCACATGTGTTCGCAACTGTCCAGAGCACCTGCTGAAGGATAACGGAGCGTGCGTGAGAAGCTGTCCCCCGAATAAAACTGCAGTCAACGGAGAATGTATTCCGTGCAACGTGACTTGCCCGAAGACGTGTCATGCAGAGAAGCCTATACATTCGGGCAATATTGACAGTTTTAAAGACTGCACTATTATTGATGGATCGATTGAGATTTTGGAAATGACATTTACGGGATTTCAGCATATAAACCCAGATTATTCGTTTGGCGAGCATTATGCGAAGATGGAACCTCATAAGTTAGAGGTGTTCAGCACAGTGCGCGAAGTGACCGGTTACCTGAACGTTCAAGCTCACCATCCTAATTTCACCAGTCTCTCTTACTTCCGCAATTTGGAAGTGATAGGAGGACGTCAAGTAGTTGAAAACCTCTTCGCTTCTCTCTACATAGTAAAAACTTCACTGAAGTCTCTTGGATTGAAATCCCTAAAACGAGTGAATTCTGGTGCTATAGCCATCATGgaaaataagtacttatgttTTGCGGAAAAAATTGCTTGGAACAAGCTCGTGAAGTCGAAAGATCACAagcaaataatacaaaacaatagcGACCCGGACACTTGTG AAAGTGCAAATTTGGTGTGCGATCCGCAATGTTCTGCGGACGGCTGCTGGGGCCCTGGACCGGATCAATGTCTCTCCTGTAAAAACTACCAGTATGATGAAATGTGCCTTCAAAATTGCAGTGTTGTGCCTGG GTTATACAATGATGGTCCCAAGAGCTGCAAAGAGTGTCACCCGGAATGTAAAGATGGTTGTAATGGACCTACACGAGCTAATTGTACTAATTGCCGACATGTACGTGACGGCCCTTACTGCGTTAGCGAGTGTCCGGACTCAAGATATACCTCTGATAATGCTACCTGCCAACCATGCCATAGGAACTGCTTTAACGGATGCACAGGACCAAATAATACCGTTGGTGACGGTGCATGCAACTCCTGTAAGAAAGCTATTATCAGCATCGAAGCTACAGTTGAAAGTTGCCTAAGCGAAAACGAACCATGCCCTGATGGATATTATAACGAATGGGTTGGTAATGTAAAGCCTCTCGAAGGAAAGGTAAAAGTTGTTTGCCGCAAATGCCATCCTAGATGCAAAAAGTGTTCCGGTTTTGGAATACACACCCAAGTATGCTCCCTGTGTAATGGCTATAAACGAGGAGACCAATGTGAAGACGAATGTCCGACGGATCACTTTACTGACGAAGAGACCATGTCATGCATACCTTGTCATCCAGAGTGCAAAGGTTGTAAGGGAACATCTTCAACAGACTGCATAAAATGCAAAAATCTTAAAGTATTTTTGTCGCCGGATGAGCCTGAAAATCAACACCTTTTCAATTGCAGTGACACTTGCCCTGCTCATGTCCCGCATAAAATTTATTTCGACGCTTCATTAAATCGACTAGACGATGCTTATTGCTCCACACATACTCATGGCACTCCAAATGGTATGGTATCTGCCAAAATTCCTACAGTACTGGTAATAATTCTGGTTCTTGCTTGTATATTGTTAGTGATTCTCGGAATAATAGGATATACATGTAGACAAAAAGCCAAAGCAAATAAAGAAGCAGTTAAGATGACAATGGTTTTGACTGGCTGTGAAGACAATGAGCCTCTGCGTCCAACTAATGTTAAACCCAACTTAGCCAAATTGAGAATTGTAAAAGAAGTTGAATTAAGGAGAGGGGGTATGCTCGGTTTTGGAGCTTTTGGAAAAGTATACAAGGGCGTCTGGGTACCAGAAGGTGAAAATGTAAAGATCCCGGTAGCCATCAAAGTTTTGAAGGATGGAACAGGCGCTAACACTAGCAAGGAGTTTTTAGAAGAAGCTTACATAATGGCAAGTGTGGAACATCCCAACTTACTTCAATTACTAGCCGTGTGTATGACTAACCAGATGATGCTTATTACCCAATTGATGCCTCTTGGATGTCTACTCGATTATGTAAGAACTCATAAGGAAAAGATTGGATCCAAGGCATTTTTGAATTGGTGCACACAAATAGCTCGTGGTATGTCCTATCTTGAAGAAAAACGATTAGTCCACAGAGACTTGGCTGCCCGTAATGTACTTGTACAAACACCTAATTGTGTCAAAATAACAGACTTTGGATTAGCTAAGTTACTGGAAGTGAACACAGACGAATATAAGGCAGCTGGTGGTAAGATGCCAATCAAATGGCTCGCTCTAGAGTGCATTCAGCACAGAATTTTCACACACAAGAGTGATGTCTGGGCTTTCGGTGTGACAATCTGGGAAATTCTAAGCTATGGAGCGCGTCCCTATGAGTCCATATCAGCACGAAATGTTCCTGAACTGATCGAAAATGGTCTGAAACTGCCACAGCCCAGCATTTGTACACTGGATATATACTGCATAATGGTATCCTGTTGGATGCTCGATGCCGACAGTCGACCCACGTTCAAACAACTAGCCGATACATTCGCAGAAATGGCAAGAGACCCGGGCAGATACTTGGTCATACCGGGAGACAAGTTCATGCGACTGCCATCCTACTCCACCCAG GATGAAAAAGAGTTGATTAGAAATCTGTCGTCAGCAATGGAAGGTCCTGAGTCTTTAGTCGAAGCAGATGAATATTTGCAGCCCAAATTCAAATCTGGTCCAAGCAACAACACTACAATATCTGTCATAGAGGTCCACCAGAACTCTATGAAACCTTCGGCTACTTGGCCCACCGGTGGTCCATCCACCGACTGCGGAACTGCTGATGGGGCTAGCAAACCAGGGACGTGGGACCACGAGCTCCTGCGATACAACCAAGCAAACCCTTGCGGCGAGGCCACTGAGCTTCGACACTACTACAACAACGGCGTCTGCGCGTCCGATAGCTCGAGCTCAAGATACTGCAGTGATCCTATGAAAGGAAGGCCAGAAATCTGTGAAACTAATTTCGACAACATGTCGAAAATCAAGGAAGCACAAGTTGGAAACTTAAAGTTGAACCTGCCGTTGGATGAGGACGACTACTTGATGCCCTCACCACAGCACACGCAGAACGCTTCCACATACATGGACTTGATAGGCGAAGGTGGTGAGACTCAGGAGGGGATTAAGGGGGACTTGCGATTCAATGGTTTTGTGGGAAAACGATGCGTGGACAACCCTGAGTATTTAATGTCAGAGGAAAACGTCTTACCCCAAACTTTGGGAATTCCGACGGAGCCAGTGCCGATGGAATCACTGTGTATGAGTGAGGGCAGCGGCAGCGAGTCGACGCCGCGGCCGAGCACCAGCAAGTACCTGCCGCAGCGCTCGGTGGAGGAGGAGTCCATGTCGGACCACGAGTACTACAACGACCTCCAGCGCGAGCTGCAGCCGCTCCGCCGGAACGAGACCACTGTGTGA